In a single window of the Bradyrhizobium sp. ORS 285 genome:
- the soxB gene encoding thiosulfohydrolase SoxB has product MMRRRDLLKISGAAVLAAPALLRNAHAAETVSLYDIEKFGNARILHITDTHAQLRPVYFREPSVNLGIGEMWGKPPHLVERAFLDRYGIRPDSAEAYAFTSFEFEKFAVRFGKMGGFAHLKTLIDKLRADAGDHRSLLLDGGDLWQGTGLANAMRGADMVSAANLLGIDAMTGHWEFTYGEEALRANLARFKGEFLAQNVFLTEEAAFNDAKAFDRGSGRVFKPAMIKEIGGARIAVIGQAFPYVPIAHPRRFTPDWTFGIREEELQKLVDALRGADKVDAVILLSHNGMDVDLKLASRVTGIDVILGGHTHDAIPQPVAVSNAKGATLVTNAGSNGKFVGVLDLDVGKGRVADARYRLLPVYSELLKPDAAMQALIDQTQQPQVAAWSEKLATSDRLLYRRGNFEGTTDDLICAALRRELDAELALSPGFRWGPSVLAGQSIMLEDVLAQTAITYPETYVQRMTGADIKAVLEDVCDNLFNADPYLQQGGDMVRTGGFSYRCTPSEPIGRRITDLTRDDGHPLEAHKTYKVAGWASMNAQDGKPVWDIVANHLRNGQLVLTGTNKVTLSGVDGNPGFASQS; this is encoded by the coding sequence ATGATGCGGCGCCGGGATCTTCTCAAAATATCAGGTGCCGCCGTGCTTGCCGCGCCGGCGCTGCTGCGCAACGCCCATGCCGCCGAGACCGTCAGCCTCTACGACATCGAGAAGTTCGGCAATGCGCGCATCCTGCACATCACCGACACGCATGCGCAGCTGCGGCCGGTGTATTTCCGCGAGCCCAGCGTCAATCTCGGCATCGGCGAGATGTGGGGCAAGCCGCCGCATCTGGTCGAGCGCGCCTTCCTCGACCGCTACGGCATCCGCCCCGATAGCGCCGAGGCCTATGCCTTCACCTCCTTCGAGTTCGAGAAATTTGCCGTCCGCTTCGGCAAGATGGGCGGCTTCGCGCATCTGAAGACGCTGATCGACAAGCTGCGCGCGGACGCCGGCGATCATCGCTCGCTGCTGCTCGACGGCGGCGATCTCTGGCAGGGCACCGGGCTCGCCAATGCGATGCGCGGCGCCGACATGGTGAGCGCCGCCAATCTGCTCGGCATCGACGCAATGACCGGGCATTGGGAGTTCACCTATGGCGAGGAGGCGCTGCGCGCCAATCTCGCGCGCTTCAAGGGCGAGTTCCTGGCGCAGAACGTGTTCCTGACCGAGGAGGCCGCGTTCAACGACGCCAAGGCGTTCGATCGTGGCTCGGGCCGCGTGTTCAAGCCGGCCATGATCAAGGAGATCGGCGGCGCGCGCATCGCCGTGATCGGCCAGGCCTTCCCCTACGTGCCGATCGCCCATCCGCGCCGCTTCACGCCGGACTGGACCTTCGGCATCCGCGAGGAGGAACTGCAGAAGCTGGTCGATGCCTTGCGCGGCGCCGATAAGGTCGATGCGGTGATCCTGCTGTCGCACAACGGCATGGATGTCGATCTCAAGCTCGCGAGCCGCGTCACCGGCATCGACGTCATCCTCGGCGGCCACACCCATGACGCGATCCCGCAGCCGGTCGCGGTCAGCAACGCCAAGGGCGCCACCCTCGTCACCAATGCCGGCTCCAACGGCAAATTCGTCGGCGTGCTCGATCTCGACGTCGGCAAGGGCCGCGTCGCCGATGCGCGCTACCGGCTGCTGCCGGTCTATTCGGAGCTCCTGAAGCCGGATGCCGCGATGCAGGCGCTGATCGACCAGACGCAGCAGCCGCAGGTCGCCGCCTGGAGCGAGAAGCTCGCGACCTCGGACCGGCTGCTGTATCGCCGCGGCAATTTCGAAGGCACCACCGACGATCTGATCTGCGCGGCGCTGCGCCGCGAGCTCGATGCCGAGCTTGCGCTGTCGCCGGGTTTCCGCTGGGGCCCCTCCGTGCTCGCCGGCCAGTCGATCATGCTGGAGGACGTGCTCGCGCAGACCGCAATCACTTACCCGGAAACCTATGTGCAGCGGATGACCGGGGCTGACATCAAGGCCGTGCTCGAGGACGTCTGCGACAACCTCTTCAACGCCGATCCCTATCTGCAGCAGGGCGGCGACATGGTGCGCACCGGCGGCTTCTCCTATCGCTGCACGCCGTCGGAGCCGATCGGCCGCCGCATCACCGACCTCACACGCGACGACGGGCATCCCTTGGAAGCCCACAAGACCTACAAGGTCGCCGGCTGGGCTTCGATGAACGCGCAGGACGGCAAGCCGGTGTGGGACATCGTCGCCAACCACCTGCGCAACGGCCAGTTGGTGCTGACGGGAACCAACAAGGTCACGCTCTCGGGCGTCGACGGCAATCCGGGATTTGCGTCGCAGTCGTGA
- a CDS encoding MFS transporter, whose protein sequence is MAAPTTLQGTSRASSPSTPKGAWKITFLLFLFMLVNFADKIVVGLAGVPIMTELNLTAEQFGLLGSSFFFLFSISAIMVGFIVNKVPTRWVLLVLALIWAVAQFPMVGTVGFTTLLICRVILGAGEGPAASVAVHAVYKWFPDEKRAMPTAILSQGSAFGVILAVPALNFIIVTYGWHYAFGALGVVGLMWSAAWLWLGREGPLAEIESAASREQRVPYLQLLTSRTFVGCVTATFGAYWALSLGLTWFTPFLVKGLGFSQAQAGFISILPWIFGACVVLTTGFVSQLLMARGVSTRMARGVLGATPLVIGGGLMAAMAHVDGAAARIALLVVGSGLCGSIYVVCPPMIGEFTPVAQRGAVMAIYGALYTLAGIVAPVVMGKMIQASGSMVEGYMSGFTINAVIMVISGLLGLALLWPNSERARLQAHQAVAPEFA, encoded by the coding sequence ATGGCCGCGCCAACGACGCTTCAAGGCACATCCCGCGCAAGCTCGCCGTCCACGCCGAAAGGTGCCTGGAAGATCACCTTCCTGCTGTTCCTGTTCATGCTGGTGAACTTCGCCGACAAGATCGTCGTCGGGCTCGCCGGCGTGCCGATCATGACCGAGCTCAATCTCACGGCCGAGCAGTTCGGCCTGCTCGGCTCGTCGTTCTTCTTCCTGTTTTCGATCTCGGCCATCATGGTCGGCTTCATCGTGAACAAGGTGCCGACGCGCTGGGTGCTGTTGGTGCTGGCGCTGATCTGGGCGGTGGCGCAATTCCCGATGGTCGGCACCGTCGGCTTCACGACGCTGCTGATCTGCCGCGTCATTCTCGGTGCCGGCGAGGGGCCTGCGGCGTCTGTCGCGGTCCATGCCGTCTACAAATGGTTCCCTGACGAGAAGCGGGCGATGCCGACCGCCATCCTTTCGCAAGGCTCGGCGTTCGGCGTCATTCTCGCGGTGCCTGCGCTGAACTTCATCATCGTGACCTATGGCTGGCACTATGCCTTCGGCGCGCTCGGCGTGGTCGGACTGATGTGGAGCGCGGCGTGGCTGTGGCTGGGTCGGGAAGGGCCGCTGGCCGAGATCGAGTCCGCCGCCTCGCGCGAGCAGCGCGTGCCCTATCTGCAACTGCTGACGTCGCGCACCTTCGTCGGCTGCGTGACCGCGACCTTCGGTGCCTATTGGGCGCTGTCGCTCGGGCTGACCTGGTTCACGCCGTTCCTGGTGAAGGGTCTCGGCTTCTCGCAGGCGCAGGCCGGCTTCATCTCGATCCTGCCCTGGATCTTTGGCGCCTGCGTCGTGCTGACGACGGGCTTCGTCTCACAGCTGCTGATGGCGCGCGGCGTCTCCACGCGCATGGCGCGCGGCGTGCTCGGCGCGACGCCGCTGGTGATCGGCGGCGGGCTGATGGCGGCGATGGCGCATGTCGACGGCGCCGCGGCCCGGATCGCGCTGCTGGTGGTCGGGTCGGGATTGTGCGGATCGATCTACGTCGTCTGCCCGCCGATGATCGGCGAGTTCACGCCGGTCGCGCAGCGCGGCGCCGTCATGGCGATCTATGGCGCGCTGTACACGCTCGCCGGCATCGTGGCGCCGGTGGTGATGGGCAAGATGATCCAGGCCTCGGGCAGCATGGTCGAAGGCTACATGTCCGGCTTCACCATCAACGCGGTCATCATGGTGATCTCCGGCCTGCTCGGCCTGGCACTGCTCTGGCCGAACAGCGAGCGCGCCCGCCTGCAGGCCCACCAGGCTGTCGCGCCGGAATTTGCGTGA
- a CDS encoding amidohydrolase family protein: MTQPDLVIRGGTVADGSGGELYEADVAIADGRIVAVGKVAASGREEIDARGKLVTPGFVDVHTHYDGQVTWSHDISPSSQNGVTTAIMGNCGVGFAPCRPADHQRLIQLMEGVEDIPEPVLEAGIPWEWESFPDYMEWLAKRSFDLDIGAQLPHAALRVYVMGERGARRDPATADDNRAMAALARDAVKAGALGFSTSRTLNHRTSTGDYTPTLKAGEDELTTIASAMHSAGRSVLQFVLDISTIHEDLPMMLRIADATKCPISFSVTQNDRAPQRWRQTLAEINAAAARGLSVTAQIAARPVGLLLGLELSRNPLQTHPSYQAIAHLPLEERVARMRDPQLRAAILSEQATATDDPLFFKPNYDKMYLLGDPPDYEQPPERSLGAQARARGCRPEELAYDAMLTDGGRGMLYVPFLNYSDGNLDATYEMLRDPRSVPGLSDGGAHCSIICDANFPTYLLTHWTRDRKRGEKLSIPFVVAAQSRKTALSVGLEDRGLINAGYKADVNVIDYDRLHLHPPKVHYDLPVGGRRLMQDVDGYEATIVSGVVTRRHGEATGARPGRLVRGARAGVQ, from the coding sequence ATGACGCAGCCAGATCTCGTGATCCGCGGCGGGACCGTTGCCGATGGTTCGGGCGGCGAGCTTTATGAGGCCGATGTCGCGATCGCGGACGGCCGCATCGTCGCCGTCGGCAAGGTCGCCGCGTCAGGCCGCGAGGAGATCGACGCGCGCGGCAAGCTGGTCACGCCCGGCTTCGTCGACGTCCACACTCATTACGACGGCCAGGTCACCTGGAGCCACGACATCTCGCCGTCATCGCAGAATGGCGTCACCACCGCGATCATGGGCAATTGCGGCGTCGGCTTCGCGCCATGCCGGCCGGCCGACCACCAGCGCCTGATCCAGCTGATGGAAGGCGTCGAGGACATTCCCGAGCCGGTGCTCGAAGCCGGCATTCCCTGGGAATGGGAGAGCTTTCCCGACTACATGGAATGGCTGGCAAAACGCTCCTTCGATCTCGACATCGGCGCGCAACTGCCGCATGCGGCGCTGCGCGTCTATGTGATGGGCGAGCGCGGCGCGCGGCGCGATCCGGCCACGGCCGACGACAACCGCGCGATGGCGGCGCTCGCGCGCGACGCGGTCAAGGCCGGAGCGCTCGGCTTTTCGACCTCGCGCACGCTCAACCATCGCACCTCGACCGGCGACTACACGCCGACACTGAAGGCCGGCGAGGATGAGCTGACGACGATCGCGAGCGCCATGCACAGCGCCGGCCGCAGCGTGCTGCAATTCGTGCTGGACATCTCGACCATCCACGAAGACCTGCCGATGATGCTGCGCATCGCCGACGCGACGAAGTGCCCGATCTCGTTCTCGGTCACGCAGAACGACCGCGCGCCGCAGCGCTGGCGGCAGACCCTGGCGGAGATCAATGCGGCGGCCGCGCGCGGCCTGTCGGTGACGGCGCAGATCGCGGCGCGTCCAGTCGGGCTGCTGCTCGGGCTCGAATTGTCGCGCAACCCGCTGCAGACGCATCCGAGCTACCAGGCGATCGCGCACCTGCCGCTCGAGGAACGCGTGGCGCGGATGCGGGATCCGCAGCTGCGCGCGGCGATCCTCAGCGAGCAGGCCACCGCCACTGACGATCCGCTGTTCTTCAAGCCGAACTACGACAAGATGTACCTGCTCGGCGATCCGCCGGACTATGAGCAACCGCCGGAGCGGTCGCTGGGCGCCCAGGCCCGCGCCAGGGGATGCCGCCCCGAGGAGCTGGCCTATGACGCGATGCTGACGGATGGTGGACGCGGCATGCTCTACGTGCCGTTCCTGAACTATTCCGACGGCAATCTCGACGCCACCTACGAGATGCTGCGCGATCCCAGAAGCGTGCCAGGCTTGAGCGACGGCGGCGCGCACTGCAGCATCATCTGCGACGCCAATTTTCCGACCTACCTGCTTACGCACTGGACGCGCGACCGCAAGCGTGGCGAGAAGCTGTCGATCCCGTTCGTGGTCGCCGCGCAGTCGCGCAAGACCGCGCTGTCCGTCGGCCTCGAGGATCGCGGCTTGATCAACGCCGGCTACAAGGCGGACGTCAACGTCATCGACTACGACCGGCTGCATCTGCATCCGCCCAAGGTGCACTACGACCTGCCGGTCGGCGGCCGCCGGCTGATGCAGGACGTCGATGGCTACGAGGCGACGATCGTGTCCGGTGTGGTGACGCGCCGCCACGGTGAGGCCACCGGCGCACGGCCGGGGCGGCTGGTGAGGGGGGCGCGGGCCGGGGTGCAATAG
- a CDS encoding ABC transporter ATP-binding protein — MLVLSVRHLTKSYRSGGEPIKVLRGVDLDVAPGERVALTGESGSGKSTLLHLIAGLDAADGGDIVLDGASVGALDDAGRAAIRRERLGLVFQQFNLVPSLSVQDNLSFQARLAGRHDPAWHTELVERLGLKPLLKRYPEQLSGGQQQRVAIGRALAIKPTLLLADEPTGNLDEDTADEVMALTRDLVARTGCGFLMVTHSARLAAMLDRHVHLHAGRVA, encoded by the coding sequence ATGCTCGTGCTCAGCGTTCGTCATCTCACCAAGTCTTACCGATCCGGCGGCGAGCCGATCAAAGTCCTGCGCGGCGTCGATCTCGACGTGGCCCCAGGCGAGCGCGTGGCGCTGACCGGCGAATCCGGCTCCGGCAAGAGCACGCTGCTGCATCTCATCGCCGGGCTCGATGCCGCCGATGGCGGGGACATCGTGCTCGACGGCGCATCCGTCGGAGCGCTCGACGATGCCGGGCGCGCCGCGATCCGGCGCGAGCGGCTCGGCCTCGTGTTCCAGCAATTCAACCTGGTGCCGAGCCTGTCGGTGCAGGACAATCTCAGCTTCCAGGCGCGACTCGCAGGACGGCATGATCCGGCGTGGCACACCGAGCTGGTGGAGCGGCTCGGATTGAAGCCGCTGCTCAAGCGCTATCCCGAGCAGCTCTCCGGCGGTCAGCAGCAGCGCGTCGCGATCGGCCGCGCACTAGCGATCAAGCCGACGCTGCTGCTCGCGGACGAGCCGACCGGCAATCTCGACGAGGACACCGCGGACGAGGTGATGGCGCTGACGCGCGATCTCGTCGCGCGCACCGGCTGCGGCTTCCTGATGGTGACGCACAGCGCACGTCTCGCCGCGATGCTCGACCGTCACGTGCATCTGCATGCGGGCCGCGTCGCATGA
- a CDS encoding MFS transporter, giving the protein MADVLAASQHTAAPVRAPSSLRTLALVSLAHWVSHLHMLVLPMLFPYLKEKLGVGYVELGFPLTLFAVVSALTQAPVGYLVDRAGARRILLLGLTLGGLSLAMLGVYLTYTSLVVSAVLLGLANAVYHPSDYALLSAHMEESRMGRAFGVHTFAGYLGGAVAPAVMAALVTTVGGSGALIAAGLVGPLAALLLLVGNVPEVPPHPHATKADGTKVKQPGLLTPMLMLLTVFFMLLSLSNAGISSFGVVAFMNGYGISFSTANIALTAFLGASAVGVLAGGQLADRIRHHNLVAAVAYAINAVLVLIITFVSLHPVLLVAIMLTAGFMSGVIAPSRDMLVRNAAPAGAAGRAFGIVSTGFNFAGVVSPLLFGWIMDMNAPRWVFGTSVVFMLLTIVLAFFTEPKKKTA; this is encoded by the coding sequence ATGGCTGACGTTCTCGCCGCATCGCAACACACCGCCGCTCCGGTCCGGGCACCCTCTTCGCTGCGCACCTTGGCGCTGGTCTCGCTGGCGCATTGGGTCAGCCACCTGCACATGCTGGTGCTGCCGATGCTGTTTCCCTACCTGAAGGAGAAGCTCGGCGTCGGCTATGTCGAACTCGGCTTTCCGCTCACATTGTTCGCCGTGGTCTCGGCGCTGACCCAGGCCCCGGTCGGCTATCTCGTCGACCGCGCCGGCGCCCGCCGCATCCTGCTGCTCGGCCTGACGCTCGGCGGCCTGTCGCTGGCGATGCTCGGGGTCTACCTGACCTATACCAGCCTGGTCGTCTCGGCGGTGCTGCTCGGCCTTGCGAACGCGGTCTATCACCCGTCCGACTACGCGCTGCTGTCGGCGCATATGGAAGAGAGCCGGATGGGCCGCGCCTTCGGCGTGCACACTTTTGCCGGCTATCTCGGCGGCGCAGTCGCGCCGGCCGTCATGGCCGCGCTGGTCACCACCGTCGGCGGCTCCGGCGCGCTGATCGCGGCGGGCCTGGTCGGGCCTCTGGCGGCGCTGCTGCTGCTCGTCGGCAACGTGCCGGAGGTGCCGCCGCATCCGCATGCCACCAAGGCTGATGGCACCAAGGTCAAGCAGCCGGGCCTGCTGACGCCGATGCTGATGCTGCTGACCGTGTTCTTCATGCTGCTCAGCCTGTCCAACGCCGGCATCTCCAGCTTCGGCGTGGTCGCCTTCATGAACGGCTATGGCATCTCGTTCTCGACCGCCAACATTGCGCTCACCGCCTTCCTCGGCGCCAGCGCCGTCGGCGTGCTCGCCGGGGGCCAGCTCGCCGACCGCATCCGCCATCACAACCTGGTCGCGGCGGTGGCCTATGCCATCAATGCCGTGCTCGTGCTGATCATCACCTTCGTCAGCCTGCATCCCGTGCTGCTGGTCGCGATCATGCTGACCGCAGGCTTCATGAGCGGCGTCATCGCGCCGTCGCGCGACATGCTGGTCCGCAACGCCGCTCCCGCCGGCGCCGCCGGCCGCGCCTTCGGCATCGTCTCCACCGGCTTCAACTTCGCCGGCGTCGTCAGCCCGCTGCTGTTCGGCTGGATCATGGACATGAACGCCCCACGCTGGGTGTTCGGCACCTCGGTGGTGTTCATGCTGCTGACCATCGTGCTGGCGTTCTTCACCGAGCCGAAGAAGAAGACGGCGTAG
- a CDS encoding ABC transporter permease has protein sequence MTRALWILAVLLSHWRRHPMQLATLLIGLISATALWSGVQALNQQARNSYDRAAAIFGGARTPMLVARNGKMLPQSVFAELRRAGWPVSPVVEGRVQIDGRSIRLLGIEPFSIPREVGDAPMVGRSELEAFLTPPHRTLISPETLADLDLKDGATPRLSNDAMLPPLMVQQQLAPGVLVVDISDAQRLLDKPGQISRLLLGKTPGQRAPLQSFAGGRLQLVQPEAETDLERLTDSFHLNLTAFGLLSFVVGLFIVNSAIGLAFEQRLPVLRTLRACGVSARQLNAVLIGELIAFALVAGMVGLVCGYVIAATLLPNVAASLRGLYGAQVPGELSLRPEWWLAGLVISVSGALAAATTSLVKSMRLPILSTAQPYAWQEAQRRWLRLQSAVALAFFVAAGLLLWLGQSLLAGFGVLAAMMLGAALLLPAILELVLRLGERGARAALAQWFWADSRQQISGLSLALMALLLALAVNVGVATMVETFSRTFLVWLDGRLAADIYISAADEAQAREILGWLRTRPEAQAVLPGGRAETQLAGAPIDVLGLPDHDTYRDHWPLLQADQDAWKQLVRGDAGFVSEQLARRLHLSLGDSIDISAPTGDWRISIAGIYADYGNPKGQVTVNVAALTRRFPATPITRMAVRAAPADVPGLISALTDKFGLDGRNVVDQATVKQESKQIFNRTFAVTGALNTFTLGVAAIALLTSLLTLANSRLPQLAPLWAIGLTRRRLAEVELLKTLSLAGLTALLALPLGLVVAWCLIAIVNVKAFGWRLPFDVFPLQLIRLLIVTLVAALIASLLPVLRLARMQPAHLVRTFTIER, from the coding sequence ATGACGCGCGCTCTCTGGATCCTCGCCGTGCTGCTCAGCCATTGGCGGCGGCATCCGATGCAGCTCGCGACCCTGCTGATCGGGCTGATCTCGGCGACCGCGCTGTGGAGCGGCGTGCAGGCGCTGAACCAGCAGGCGCGCAACTCCTACGATCGCGCGGCCGCGATCTTCGGCGGCGCGCGCACGCCGATGCTGGTCGCGCGCAACGGCAAGATGCTGCCGCAAAGCGTTTTCGCCGAGCTGCGCCGCGCCGGCTGGCCGGTGTCGCCGGTGGTCGAAGGCCGCGTGCAGATCGACGGCCGCTCGATCCGGCTGCTCGGCATCGAGCCGTTCAGCATTCCCCGCGAGGTCGGCGATGCGCCGATGGTCGGGCGCAGCGAGCTCGAGGCATTCCTGACGCCGCCGCATCGCACTCTGATCTCGCCGGAGACGCTGGCCGATCTCGATCTCAAAGACGGCGCGACGCCGCGGCTCAGCAATGACGCCATGCTGCCGCCGCTGATGGTGCAGCAGCAGCTCGCGCCCGGCGTGCTCGTCGTCGACATCAGCGATGCGCAGCGGCTGCTCGACAAGCCCGGCCAGATCTCGCGGCTCCTGCTCGGCAAGACGCCGGGGCAGCGCGCCCCGTTGCAGAGCTTCGCCGGCGGCCGACTCCAGCTCGTGCAGCCCGAGGCCGAGACCGATCTGGAACGGCTCACCGACAGCTTCCACCTCAACCTCACCGCCTTCGGCCTGTTGTCCTTCGTCGTTGGTTTGTTCATCGTCAACTCCGCCATCGGCCTCGCCTTCGAGCAGCGGCTGCCCGTGCTGCGCACTTTGCGCGCCTGCGGCGTGTCGGCGCGCCAGCTCAACGCCGTGCTGATCGGCGAGCTCATCGCCTTCGCACTGGTCGCCGGTATGGTCGGCCTCGTCTGCGGCTATGTCATCGCGGCGACGCTGCTGCCGAATGTCGCCGCGTCGTTGCGCGGCCTCTATGGCGCGCAGGTGCCGGGCGAGCTGAGCCTGCGGCCGGAATGGTGGCTCGCCGGACTCGTGATCAGCGTCTCCGGCGCGCTCGCCGCCGCCACCACCAGCCTGGTCAAATCGATGCGGCTGCCGATCCTGTCGACCGCGCAGCCCTATGCGTGGCAGGAGGCGCAGCGGCGCTGGCTGCGATTGCAGAGCGCGGTCGCGCTCGCCTTCTTCGTCGCGGCCGGCTTGCTGCTGTGGCTCGGGCAGTCGCTGCTCGCCGGCTTCGGCGTGCTCGCCGCGATGATGCTCGGCGCCGCGCTGCTGCTGCCCGCGATCCTGGAACTGGTGCTGCGGCTCGGCGAGCGCGGCGCGCGGGCGGCGCTGGCGCAATGGTTCTGGGCCGACAGCCGGCAGCAGATCTCTGGGCTGTCGCTGGCGCTGATGGCGCTGCTGCTGGCGCTGGCCGTCAATGTCGGCGTCGCGACCATGGTGGAGACGTTCAGCCGCACCTTTCTGGTCTGGCTCGACGGCCGCCTCGCGGCCGACATCTACATCAGCGCCGCCGATGAAGCGCAGGCGCGCGAGATTCTAGGCTGGCTGCGCACGCGGCCCGAGGCGCAGGCGGTGCTGCCGGGCGGCCGCGCCGAGACGCAGCTCGCGGGCGCGCCGATCGACGTGCTCGGCCTGCCCGATCACGACACCTATCGCGACCACTGGCCGTTGCTGCAGGCCGACCAAGACGCATGGAAGCAGCTGGTGCGCGGCGATGCCGGCTTCGTCAGCGAGCAGCTGGCGCGCCGGCTCCATCTTTCGCTCGGCGACAGCATCGACATATCAGCACCGACCGGCGACTGGCGCATCAGCATCGCCGGCATCTATGCCGACTACGGCAATCCGAAGGGGCAGGTGACCGTCAACGTCGCGGCGCTGACACGGCGTTTTCCGGCGACGCCGATCACGCGGATGGCGGTGCGCGCGGCGCCGGCGGACGTGCCTGGACTGATCAGCGCGCTGACCGACAAGTTCGGACTCGACGGCCGCAATGTCGTCGATCAGGCGACCGTCAAGCAGGAGTCCAAGCAGATCTTCAACCGCACCTTTGCGGTGACCGGCGCGCTCAACACCTTCACGCTCGGCGTCGCCGCGATCGCGCTGCTGACGAGCCTGCTCACGCTCGCCAATTCACGGCTGCCGCAGCTTGCGCCGCTCTGGGCAATCGGGCTGACGCGGCGCCGGCTCGCCGAGGTCGAGCTACTGAAGACGCTGTCGCTCGCCGGCCTCACCGCGCTGCTGGCGCTGCCGCTCGGGCTGGTGGTGGCGTGGTGCCTGATCGCGATCGTCAACGTGAAGGCGTTCGGCTGGCGGCTGCCGTTCGACGTGTTTCCGCTGCAGCTGATCCGCTTGTTGATTGTCACGCTCGTCGCGGCCCTGATCGCCTCGCTGCTGCCGGTGCTGCGGCTCGCGCGGATGCAGCCGGCCCATCTCGTAAGGACGTTCACCATTGAGCGCTAG
- a CDS encoding MAPEG family protein, protein MYHYTALVTVLALMLFFYMAVRVAQARARFGVKAPAVTGNADFERTYRVQVNTLEWLPIFLPALWLFAIYVSDVIAALIGLVWIAGRAMYMVSYAKAAEKRGLGFGVQALAALALLVGSLIAIVWRLLHG, encoded by the coding sequence ATGTATCACTACACAGCACTCGTCACCGTGCTCGCATTGATGCTTTTCTTCTACATGGCCGTGCGGGTGGCGCAGGCGCGCGCCAGATTCGGCGTGAAGGCGCCGGCCGTCACCGGCAATGCCGATTTCGAGCGCACCTATCGGGTACAGGTCAACACGCTGGAATGGCTGCCGATCTTCCTGCCGGCGCTGTGGCTGTTCGCGATCTATGTCAGTGACGTCATCGCCGCGCTGATCGGCCTGGTCTGGATCGCCGGTCGCGCGATGTACATGGTGTCCTACGCCAAAGCCGCCGAGAAGCGCGGCCTAGGCTTCGGCGTGCAGGCGCTGGCAGCGCTGGCGCTGCTCGTGGGATCGCTGATCGCAATTGTGTGGCGGCTCCTGCACGGCTGA
- a CDS encoding lipocalin-like domain-containing protein: MSASATITRRGLIGGLGLLALPRLARAQGFAGLADSAEGFAPVTPGKSFSFPADHGPHDDFRIEWWYITANLSDASGKAYGLQWTLFRSAARPGPQERGFDNQQLWMAHAAVTRADSHRSTEKFARGGVGQAGVEAKPFQAWIDDWQLRGSAATDDQTLAPLDMSASAADFSYALHLEADRPVVLQGIGGYSRKSERGQASYYYSQPFYRARGRIAFDDQPVEVTGMAWLDREWSSQPLASDQSGWDWFALHFSGGEKLMLYRMRQGNGDYTSGTWITAEGAARPLGPGDIAMRPTETVAINERKLPVGWHVEISALGIAIDSVPLNPNAWMGTRVPYWEGPISFKGSHTGVGYLELTGY; the protein is encoded by the coding sequence TTGAGCGCTAGCGCCACGATCACGCGCCGCGGACTGATCGGCGGGCTCGGCCTGCTGGCGCTGCCACGCCTCGCGCGCGCGCAGGGTTTTGCCGGCCTCGCCGACAGCGCGGAGGGCTTTGCACCGGTGACCCCGGGCAAGAGCTTCAGCTTCCCGGCTGACCATGGTCCCCACGACGACTTCCGCATCGAATGGTGGTACATCACCGCCAATCTCAGCGATGCCAGCGGCAAGGCCTACGGCCTGCAATGGACGCTGTTCCGCTCGGCGGCGCGGCCTGGACCGCAAGAACGGGGCTTCGACAATCAGCAGCTCTGGATGGCGCATGCCGCGGTGACCCGCGCGGACAGCCACCGCTCGACCGAGAAGTTCGCGCGCGGCGGCGTCGGCCAGGCCGGCGTCGAAGCAAAACCGTTTCAGGCCTGGATCGATGACTGGCAGCTGCGCGGCTCGGCCGCGACCGACGATCAGACGTTGGCGCCTCTCGACATGAGCGCGAGCGCGGCCGACTTCTCCTATGCGCTGCATCTCGAGGCGGATCGTCCGGTGGTGCTGCAGGGCATCGGCGGCTACAGCCGCAAGTCGGAGCGCGGCCAGGCTTCGTACTACTACAGCCAGCCGTTCTACCGCGCGCGCGGTCGCATCGCTTTCGACGACCAGCCGGTCGAGGTGACCGGCATGGCCTGGCTCGACCGCGAATGGAGTAGCCAGCCGCTGGCCTCGGACCAGAGCGGCTGGGACTGGTTCGCGCTGCATTTTTCCGGCGGCGAGAAGCTGATGCTGTATCGGATGCGCCAGGGCAATGGCGACTACACCTCCGGCACCTGGATTACGGCCGAAGGCGCCGCGCGCCCGCTCGGGCCGGGCGACATCGCGATGCGGCCGACGGAGACGGTCGCAATCAACGAGCGCAAGCTGCCGGTCGGCTGGCACGTCGAGATATCAGCGCTCGGCATCGCGATCGACAGCGTACCGCTCAATCCGAACGCCTGGATGGGCACCCGCGTGCCGTATTGGGAAGGACCGATCAGCTTCAAGGGCAGCCACACGGGGGTGGGCTATCTCGAGCTGACGGGATATTAG